In the Brassica napus cultivar Da-Ae chromosome A7, Da-Ae, whole genome shotgun sequence genome, one interval contains:
- the LOC125576465 gene encoding trimethylguanosine synthase-like isoform X1: MTIDDQSHLKKEGENSTNPKINRYWIQRYDLFSRYDEGIQIDEEGWYSVTHEEIAIKHAERCRGKVVIDCFAGVGGNTIQFAKVSSSVIAIDIDPMKVQMAMNNANVYGVANHVDFVVGDFFSLAPSLKGDVSFLSPPWGGPNYCKVESFKMDMLQPRDGYSLFKIVQSITPNIIMYLPKNVDLAQLEELASLSSPPLTLEIEESCIGGKMIAITAYFSRNAI, from the exons ATGACTATCGACGATCAATCACACTTGAAGAAAG AGGGAGAAAATAGTACGAATCCTAAGATCAATAGGTACTGGATTCAACGTTACGATCTGTTCTCGAGGTATGACGAAGGTATCCAAATAGATGAAGAAGGATGGTACTCTGTGACTCATGAAGAGATCGCCATCAAACACGCAGAGAGGTGCCGTGGAAAAGTGGTGATTGATTGCTTCGCAGGCGTTGGTGGTAACACTATTCAATTTGCTAAAGT tTCTTCTTCTGTAATCGCTATCGACATTGATCCAATGAAAGTTCAAATGGCTATGAACAATGCAAACGTCTATGGAGTTGCTAATCATGTGGATTTTGTCGTTGGTGATTTCTTCAGTTTAGCTCCATCTCTCAAA GGAGATGTATCGTTTCTTTCGCCACCATGGGGAGGACCAAATTATTGCAAAGTCGAGAGTTTCAAGATGGATATGCTTCAGCCAAGAGACGG GTACTCATTGTTTAAGATTGTTCAGTCCATTACTCCTAATATCATCATGTATCTACCGAAAAATGTTGATTTAGCACAGTTGGAAGAACTGGCTTCCCTCTCGTCACCTCCCCTAACTCTTGAG ATAGAAGAAAGTTGTATTGGAGGCAAAATGATAGCCATAACGGCTTATTTTAGTCGCAATGCAATTTGA
- the LOC111199208 gene encoding protein YELLOW LEAF 1, choloroplastic-like isoform X2, whose protein sequence is MRVVNPSLCIDGAQPLVYLPPPRSSHFPANGKFHGRCYYPTSVSMQSQSKRSVFACNAALNAKCSQGQTQTVTRESPTITQAPTHGKEKSPKLDDGGSGFPPRDDGGGGGGGGGGESFSGGFFLFGFLMFMGYLKDLEGEHETSH, encoded by the exons ATGCGGGTGGTGAATCCATCCTTGTGTATCGACGGTGCACAACCATTGGTGTACCTCCCTCCTCCTCGCTCTTCTCATTTTCCCGCTAATG GAAAATTCCATGGGCGTTGTTACTATCCTACGAGCGTTTCTATGCAATCCCAG AGCAAAAGATCTGTCTTTGCATGTAACGCTGCCCTG AATGCAAAATGCAGTCAAGGGCAAACACAGACTGTTACTCGAGAATCACCAACAATCACTCAAGCTCCTACACATG GAAAGGAGAAATCCCCAAAGCTTGATGACGGTGGAAGCGGGTTCCCACCCCGggatgatggtggtggtgggggTGGAGGAGGCGGTGGAGAGAGCTTCTCAGGTGGATTCTTCCTTTTCGGGTTTCTTATGTTCATGGGTTACTTGAAAGATTTGGAGGGCGAACATGAAACCAGCCACTAG
- the LOC125575297 gene encoding trimethylguanosine synthase-like isoform X2, with product MTIDDQSHLKKEGENSTNPKINRYWIQRYDLFSRYDEGIQIDEEGWYSVTHEEIAIKHAERCRGKVVIDCFAGVGANTIQFAKVSSSVIAIDIDPMKVQMAMNNANVYGVANHVDFVVGDFFSLAPSLKGDVSFLAPPWGGPNYCKVESFKMDMLQPRDGYSLFKIVQSITPNIIMYLPKNVDLAQLEELASLSSPPLTLEDSITWIFDTNSMHHS from the exons ATGACTATCGACGATCAATCACACTTGAAGAAAG AGGGAGAAAATAGTACGAATCCTAAGATCAATAGGTACTGGATTCAACGTTACGATCTGTTCTCGAGGTATGACGAAGGTATCCAAATAGATGAAGAAGGATGGTACTCTGTGACTCATGAAGAGATCGCCATCAAACACGCAGAGAGGTGCCGTGGAAAAGTGGTGATTGATTGCTTCGCAGGCGTTGGTGCTAACACTATTCAATTTGCTAAAGT tTCTTCTTCTGTAATCGCTATCGACATTGATCCAATGAAAGTTCAAATGGCTATGAACAATGCAAACGTCTATGGAGTTGCTAATCATGTGGATTTTGTCGTTGGTGATTTCTTCAGTTTAGCTCCATCTCTCAAA GGAGATGTATCGTTTCTTGCGCCACCATGGGGAGGACCAAATTATTGCAAAGTCGAGAGTTTCAAGATGGATATGCTTCAGCCAAGAGACGG GTACTCATTGTTTAAGATTGTTCAGTCCATTACTCCTAATATCATCATGTATCTACCGAAAAATGTTGATTTAGCACAGTTGGAAGAACTGGCTTCCCTCTCGTCACCTCCCCTAACTCTTGAG GATTCTATCACATGGATATTTGATACAAATTCAATGCATCATTCGTAG
- the LOC125576465 gene encoding trimethylguanosine synthase-like isoform X2, translating into MTIDDQSHLKKEGENSTNPKINRYWIQRYDLFSRYDEGIQIDEEGWYSVTHEEIAIKHAERCRGKVVIDCFAGVGGNTIQFAKVSSSVIAIDIDPMKVQMAMNNANVYGVANHVDFVVGDFFSLAPSLKGDVSFLSPPWGGPNYCKVESFKMDMLQPRDGYSLFKIVQSITPNIIMYLPKNVDLAQLEELASLSSPPLTLEDSITWIFDTNSMHHS; encoded by the exons ATGACTATCGACGATCAATCACACTTGAAGAAAG AGGGAGAAAATAGTACGAATCCTAAGATCAATAGGTACTGGATTCAACGTTACGATCTGTTCTCGAGGTATGACGAAGGTATCCAAATAGATGAAGAAGGATGGTACTCTGTGACTCATGAAGAGATCGCCATCAAACACGCAGAGAGGTGCCGTGGAAAAGTGGTGATTGATTGCTTCGCAGGCGTTGGTGGTAACACTATTCAATTTGCTAAAGT tTCTTCTTCTGTAATCGCTATCGACATTGATCCAATGAAAGTTCAAATGGCTATGAACAATGCAAACGTCTATGGAGTTGCTAATCATGTGGATTTTGTCGTTGGTGATTTCTTCAGTTTAGCTCCATCTCTCAAA GGAGATGTATCGTTTCTTTCGCCACCATGGGGAGGACCAAATTATTGCAAAGTCGAGAGTTTCAAGATGGATATGCTTCAGCCAAGAGACGG GTACTCATTGTTTAAGATTGTTCAGTCCATTACTCCTAATATCATCATGTATCTACCGAAAAATGTTGATTTAGCACAGTTGGAAGAACTGGCTTCCCTCTCGTCACCTCCCCTAACTCTTGAG GATTCTATCACATGGATATTTGATACAAATTCAATGCATCATTCGTAG
- the LOC111199208 gene encoding protein YELLOW LEAF 1, choloroplastic-like isoform X1 → MRVVNPSLCIDGAQPLVYLPPPRSSHFPANGKFHGRCYYPTSVSMQSQSQSVASKGGAKRFGFNSNSKRSVFACNAALNAKCSQGQTQTVTRESPTITQAPTHGKEKSPKLDDGGSGFPPRDDGGGGGGGGGGESFSGGFFLFGFLMFMGYLKDLEGEHETSH, encoded by the exons ATGCGGGTGGTGAATCCATCCTTGTGTATCGACGGTGCACAACCATTGGTGTACCTCCCTCCTCCTCGCTCTTCTCATTTTCCCGCTAATG GAAAATTCCATGGGCGTTGTTACTATCCTACGAGCGTTTCTATGCAATCCCAGAGCCAGTCAGTTGCAAGTAAAGGAGGAGCCAAAAGATTTGGTTTCAACTCTAATAGCAAAAGATCTGTCTTTGCATGTAACGCTGCCCTG AATGCAAAATGCAGTCAAGGGCAAACACAGACTGTTACTCGAGAATCACCAACAATCACTCAAGCTCCTACACATG GAAAGGAGAAATCCCCAAAGCTTGATGACGGTGGAAGCGGGTTCCCACCCCGggatgatggtggtggtgggggTGGAGGAGGCGGTGGAGAGAGCTTCTCAGGTGGATTCTTCCTTTTCGGGTTTCTTATGTTCATGGGTTACTTGAAAGATTTGGAGGGCGAACATGAAACCAGCCACTAG
- the LOC106422063 gene encoding trimethylguanosine synthase, protein MTIDDQSHLKKEGENSTNPKNNRYWIQRYDLFSRYDEGIQIDEEGWYSVTHEEIAIKHAERCRGKVVIDCFAGVGGNTIQFAKVSSSVIAIDIDPMKVQMAMNNANVYGVANHVDFVVGDFFSLAPSLKGDVSFLAPPWGGPNYCKVESFKMDMLQPRDGYSLFKIVQSITPNIIMYLPKNVDLAQLEELASLSSPPLTLEIEESCIGGKMIAITAYFSRNAA, encoded by the exons ATGACTATCGACGATCAATCACACTTGAAGAAAG AGGGAGAAAATAGTACGAATCCTAAGAACAATAGGTACTGGATTCAACGTTACGATCTGTTCTCGAGGTATGACGAAGGTATCCAAATAGATGAAGAAGGATGGTACTCTGTGACTCATGAAGAGATCGCCATCAAACACGCAGAGAGGTGCCGTGGAAAAGTGGTGATTGATTGCTTCGCAGGCGTTGGTGGTAACACTATTCAATTTGCTAAAGT tTCTTCTTCTGTAATCGCTATCGACATTGATCCAATGAAAGTTCAAATGGCTATGAACAATGCAAACGTCTATGGAGTTGCTAATCATGTGGATTTTGTCGTTGGTGATTTCTTCAGTTTAGCTCCATCTCTCAAA GGAGATGTATCGTTTCTTGCGCCACCATGGGGAGGACCAAATTATTGCAAAGTCGAGAGTTTCAAGATGGATATGCTTCAGCCAAGAGACGG GTACTCATTGTTTAAGATTGTTCAGTCCATTACTCCTAATATCATCATGTATCTACCGAAAAATGTTGATTTAGCACAGTTGGAAGAACTGGCTTCCCTCTCGTCACCTCCCCTAACTCTTGAG ATAGAAGAAAGTTGTATTGGAGGCAAAATGATAGCCATAACGGCTTATTTTAGCCGCAATGCGGCTTAG
- the LOC125576467 gene encoding uncharacterized protein LOC125576467, with the protein MTHATSDMIFVDPTSEKLFNAVASRVEERETQLIQQSPGGLPVKLTTEKVDMIFEEVAHKKKEQTVGIGSVNEVAKATLSYASRRDEENSQMRARMDSHQDRLDSLEDLLDVMAVGNPTMKIALNERRAALGMPIRNPEDADPDRSQPSTDTDYFDNM; encoded by the exons ATGACTCACGCGACATCAGACATGATTTTTGTGGATCCGACATCCGAGAAACTCTTCAACGCAGTGGCTTCTCGGGTTGAAGAGCGGGAGACACAATTAATCCAGCAGTCTCCTGGTGGATTACCCGTCAAACTGACCACCGAAAAGGTCGACATGATTTTCGAAGag gtggctcataaaaagaaagaacagaCAGTGGGTATAGgttctgttaacgaagttgctaAGGCAACTTTGTCATATGCTTCGAGACGGGACGAAGAGAACTCTCAGATGAGAGCTCGGATGGATAGCCATCAGgatcgtttagactctcttgaagATCTGTTGGACGTGATGGCGGTGGGAAACCCGACTATGAAGATAGCACTAAATGAGAGACGAGCAGCTCTCGGGATGCCAATACGGAATCCCGAAGATGCTGATCCAGACCGTTCTCAACCGAGCACCGACACCGACTACTTCGATAATAtgtag
- the LOC125575297 gene encoding trimethylguanosine synthase-like isoform X1, which translates to MTIDDQSHLKKEGENSTNPKINRYWIQRYDLFSRYDEGIQIDEEGWYSVTHEEIAIKHAERCRGKVVIDCFAGVGANTIQFAKVSSSVIAIDIDPMKVQMAMNNANVYGVANHVDFVVGDFFSLAPSLKGDVSFLAPPWGGPNYCKVESFKMDMLQPRDGYSLFKIVQSITPNIIMYLPKNVDLAQLEELASLSSPPLTLEIEESCIGGKMIAITAYFSRNAA; encoded by the exons ATGACTATCGACGATCAATCACACTTGAAGAAAG AGGGAGAAAATAGTACGAATCCTAAGATCAATAGGTACTGGATTCAACGTTACGATCTGTTCTCGAGGTATGACGAAGGTATCCAAATAGATGAAGAAGGATGGTACTCTGTGACTCATGAAGAGATCGCCATCAAACACGCAGAGAGGTGCCGTGGAAAAGTGGTGATTGATTGCTTCGCAGGCGTTGGTGCTAACACTATTCAATTTGCTAAAGT tTCTTCTTCTGTAATCGCTATCGACATTGATCCAATGAAAGTTCAAATGGCTATGAACAATGCAAACGTCTATGGAGTTGCTAATCATGTGGATTTTGTCGTTGGTGATTTCTTCAGTTTAGCTCCATCTCTCAAA GGAGATGTATCGTTTCTTGCGCCACCATGGGGAGGACCAAATTATTGCAAAGTCGAGAGTTTCAAGATGGATATGCTTCAGCCAAGAGACGG GTACTCATTGTTTAAGATTGTTCAGTCCATTACTCCTAATATCATCATGTATCTACCGAAAAATGTTGATTTAGCACAGTTGGAAGAACTGGCTTCCCTCTCGTCACCTCCCCTAACTCTTGAG ATAGAAGAAAGTTGTATTGGAGGCAAAATGATAGCCATAACGGCTTATTTTAGCCGCAATGCGGCTTAG
- the LOC125576117 gene encoding verprolin-like has product MGPRKKPAAPTYSQMFHYGVGTSSSGPSSSEAVPDSQSSQRVSWSPPPPASHMPPLPPPPAAAPQPVPAGAVHPDLCVPPSAPYAGYTMEYFLTQPGREGLDFLDPDRPRRFLVEHLSQSLEREFTKRPRAK; this is encoded by the coding sequence atgGGTCCTAGAAAAAagccagcagcacctacttactCTCAGATGTTTCATTATGGTGTCGggacatcttcttccggtccgtCATCTTCTGAGGCAGTTCCGGACTCTCAGTCATCCCAGAGAGTTTCTTGgagtcctcctcctcctgcaTCTCATATGCCTCcacttcctcctcctccagccgCTGCACCTCAGCCTGTCCCAGCAGGTGCAGTTCATCCAGATTTATGTGTGCCTCCATCTGCCCCATACGCGGGATATACAATGGAGTATTTTCTCACCCAGCCTGGACGAGAGGGCTTGGATTTTCTTGATCCCGACAGACCGCGGAGATTTCTAGTCGAACATCTTTCACAATCCCTGGAGAGAGAGTTCACCAAGAGACCGAGAGCTAAGTAA